From the Deltaproteobacteria bacterium genome, one window contains:
- a CDS encoding nucleotidyl transferase AbiEii/AbiGii toxin family protein gives MLVNELKSYYQALQLNPQSTLAYRRNRLKEALHIYVLDFLYKHNDFRALIFYGGTCLRYCFGLPRLSEALDFEYLDGDFDLRRLEGDMLDYFRVSLGYPELSTSVQKFRLYLKFPVLHALQIATLDQSDYLHVKIEVNSTTRLLSSYAVEIEPIFRIQRTFFIKRYDLPTLMASKICALVNRTWMRHHKEQGVVSDAKGRDYYDLIWYMHKAIQPRWAFTGFASKETMWSVVGEKVKSVSTRSIENDLVDFLENPAEARDFATNLKASYDALYLKHYAVR, from the coding sequence ATGTTAGTTAATGAGCTCAAGAGTTATTATCAGGCACTTCAGCTAAATCCCCAATCTACGCTGGCGTATCGAAGAAATAGATTAAAGGAAGCTCTGCATATTTATGTGCTTGATTTTCTCTATAAGCATAATGACTTTCGAGCCCTTATCTTCTATGGCGGAACATGTTTGCGGTACTGCTTTGGCCTTCCCAGACTATCTGAAGCTCTGGATTTTGAATACTTGGATGGCGACTTTGACCTTCGTAGACTTGAAGGCGATATGCTAGACTACTTTCGCGTCAGTTTAGGTTATCCAGAATTGAGCACTAGTGTGCAAAAATTTAGACTGTATCTTAAATTCCCAGTATTGCACGCATTGCAGATAGCTACGCTCGATCAATCTGACTACTTGCATGTAAAGATTGAAGTAAATTCGACAACTCGCTTGTTGTCGTCCTACGCTGTCGAAATCGAGCCAATTTTTAGAATCCAGCGCACCTTTTTTATTAAGCGATACGATCTGCCGACGCTAATGGCCTCGAAGATATGTGCTCTAGTAAATCGCACATGGATGCGCCACCACAAAGAACAGGGCGTTGTATCGGATGCTAAGGGTCGGGATTACTACGATCTCATCTGGTATATGCATAAGGCAATTCAGCCGAGATGGGCATTTACCGGTTTTGCCTCAAAAGAAACCATGTGGAGTGTAGTCGGGGAAAAAGTTAAATCCGTTAGCACGAGAAGTATAGAAAACGACCTCGTAGATTTTCTAGAAAATCCAGCTGAGGCTAGAGATTTTGCTACCAATCTTAAGGCTAGCTATGATGCGCTCTACTTGAAGCATTACGCGGTCAGGTAG
- a CDS encoding bifunctional precorrin-2 dehydrogenase/sirohydrochlorin ferrochelatase, producing the protein MLIVGGGEVALKKLHSIVQFTKQCTVISPTVIEAVRDLIDSYSLEYLPRVYERGDASGFSLAVVAVSDLDRQKLIGEDVKKCGALCCLVDFPHESDFIFPALIHDGELTVAISTNGASCSFAKRLKEEIEKIIPKTSNLFLDNMKKVRIQLPKGKERQEILRKKVADFFASGGKNY; encoded by the coding sequence GTGTTGATAGTGGGGGGCGGTGAGGTGGCGCTTAAAAAACTGCACTCTATTGTGCAGTTTACTAAGCAATGCACGGTGATTTCGCCTACCGTAATTGAGGCGGTGAGGGACTTAATTGATAGTTACAGCTTAGAATACCTTCCTCGGGTTTACGAGCGGGGCGATGCTTCAGGGTTTTCTCTTGCAGTGGTTGCCGTTAGCGATTTAGATAGGCAAAAACTCATTGGCGAGGATGTTAAGAAATGCGGTGCGCTTTGTTGCCTTGTAGATTTTCCCCATGAGTCAGACTTTATATTTCCGGCTCTTATCCACGATGGCGAGCTAACGGTTGCAATTTCAACTAATGGTGCATCTTGCAGTTTCGCTAAGAGATTAAAGGAAGAAATTGAAAAGATCATTCCCAAAACAAGCAATCTTTTTCTAGACAACATGAAAAAAGTTAGAATACAACTGCCCAAGGGAAAGGAGCGCCAGGAGATTCTGCGCAAAAAAGTTGCCGATTTTTTTGCAAGTGGCGGCAAGAATTACTAG